In the Paenibacillus sp. FSL H7-0357 genome, one interval contains:
- a CDS encoding ATP-binding cassette domain-containing protein, protein MVYHLNNLSVSYADRAALQNVSCTIQEGKWISVIGHTGAGKSTFVKVLKGLIPDIAGEYLINDHPIPKDRKGQLKALPDIGYVFQYPEHQLFESTVYKELAFAPKLRGDTPQQIKKSIEIILSQVGLTEDILPLVPFQLSGGQKRRVAIASVLMMDPKLLILDEPTAGLDPVSHAALLQLLSKWQQQGNRTVIFVSHQMNDVAEYSDEVMVFHEGQLMGHYETGTLFLEQAELLEKLGLSLPEPVQMLKVVEEMSGEIIEVASCREQDIFAKVLPIWQARRL, encoded by the coding sequence ATGGTCTACCATCTAAACAATCTAAGCGTGAGTTATGCCGATCGGGCAGCTCTGCAAAATGTCAGCTGCACGATTCAAGAAGGCAAGTGGATCTCTGTCATTGGCCATACAGGCGCCGGCAAGTCTACATTTGTCAAAGTGCTGAAGGGGCTGATTCCGGACATTGCCGGAGAGTATTTGATTAATGATCATCCCATTCCCAAGGACCGTAAAGGACAACTAAAAGCCCTACCTGATATAGGCTACGTATTTCAATATCCCGAGCATCAATTATTTGAATCGACGGTGTACAAGGAGCTTGCCTTTGCTCCTAAGCTGCGTGGGGATACGCCTCAGCAGATAAAGAAGTCGATAGAAATCATTCTTTCGCAAGTAGGTCTGACAGAAGATATCCTGCCATTGGTTCCGTTTCAGCTAAGCGGGGGGCAAAAGCGCCGTGTAGCTATCGCTTCCGTATTGATGATGGATCCGAAGCTGCTTATTCTGGATGAACCTACAGCAGGTCTCGATCCAGTAAGCCATGCCGCATTGCTTCAGCTGCTGAGTAAATGGCAGCAGCAAGGTAATCGCACCGTTATATTCGTATCCCATCAAATGAACGATGTTGCCGAATACTCGGATGAAGTCATGGTATTTCACGAGGGGCAACTCATGGGGCATTATGAGACCGGCACTTTATTTCTGGAACAAGCGGAATTGCTGGAGAAACTGGGTTTATCCCTTCCGGAACCTGTACAAATGTTAAAGGTAGTTGAGGAAATGTCCGGTGAGATAATTGAAGTGGCGAGCTGCAGAGAGCAGGATATATTCGCAAAAGTGCTGCCCATCTGGCAGGCAAGGAGACTCTAA
- a CDS encoding NAD(P)H-dependent flavin oxidoreductase, with the protein MKWATRVTELLQIKYPIIQGGLAYLAYADLAAAVSNAGGLGQITAMSLPDADALRSEIERARTLTNQPFGVNFAIGNHNINYRDRVQTAIDEKVHAVTITGGDPTAILEMMQPTAIKTLVLVSSRRQAQKAEQLGASAVIVVGQEGGGHLGRDDVGTLVLVPQVVDAVQIPVVASGGIGDGRGWMAAHALGAEGIEMGTRFIATQECVDASASYKKALIESSEADTTVIKRSIHSPARVLRSAYTEKILEIERVTPTYEALKEYISGEANKRWIYEDCEEEGFGWAGQVTGMIHDIPTVAELINRMVQEAEKVRGKWGS; encoded by the coding sequence ATGAAATGGGCTACACGGGTAACTGAATTATTACAAATTAAATATCCTATTATTCAAGGGGGACTTGCCTATTTAGCCTATGCAGATCTTGCGGCTGCGGTTTCAAATGCAGGGGGATTAGGCCAAATTACCGCTATGAGTCTCCCGGATGCAGATGCCTTGCGCTCGGAAATTGAGCGTGCGCGCACCCTGACGAACCAGCCCTTTGGTGTCAATTTTGCTATTGGCAACCATAATATTAACTATAGGGATCGGGTCCAGACTGCTATTGATGAGAAGGTCCACGCTGTGACGATCACTGGTGGAGATCCTACGGCGATATTAGAGATGATGCAACCCACGGCAATAAAAACACTGGTGCTCGTTTCCTCACGAAGACAAGCTCAAAAAGCGGAACAGCTGGGCGCATCGGCGGTGATTGTTGTCGGGCAGGAAGGCGGCGGGCACTTAGGGCGTGATGATGTTGGAACGCTGGTGCTTGTCCCGCAAGTGGTTGATGCTGTTCAAATTCCCGTCGTTGCTTCAGGTGGAATTGGGGATGGCCGGGGCTGGATGGCTGCCCATGCCCTTGGTGCTGAAGGTATTGAAATGGGGACACGCTTTATCGCCACTCAGGAATGTGTGGACGCCTCCGCCTCTTACAAAAAAGCCTTGATTGAGAGTTCGGAGGCAGATACAACAGTGATCAAACGTTCTATCCATTCACCGGCCAGGGTATTGCGAAGTGCCTACACGGAGAAAATTCTCGAAATCGAGCGCGTAACCCCCACCTATGAAGCATTAAAAGAATATATTAGCGGTGAAGCCAACAAACGCTGGATTTATGAGGATTGTGAAGAAGAGGGGTTCGGTTGGGCAGGTCAAGTGACCGGCATGATCCATGATATCCCAACCGTCGCCGAATTGATCAATAGAATGGTCCAAGAGGCGGAGAAGGTTCGCGGAAAATGGGGAAGCTAG
- a CDS encoding epoxide hydrolase family protein: MPFCVVIKFVLSRLKSTRWPLDAGNDDWFYGVNRNYLEGLVDYWIHEFDWRKAEKAINVYEHYKVDIEGVSVHFMRKPGVGPDPTPLILSHGWPWTFWHWSKVIDQLADPGAFGGDPAEAFDVIVPSLPGFGFSTPLPDNPDMNFWKIADLWHTLMTDILGYTKYAAGGCDVGALVTGQLGHKYPDELYAIHIGSALKLNFFNGERAWDFAGGRPIPGNIPEDIRKGILNLDRRFASHLAVHVLDPATLAFGLSDSPAGMLAWILERWARWSDNKGNVENVFSKDDILTHATIYWVNNAIETSIRVYANANRYPWTPAHDRWPVIEAPTGISFVGYENPPGITTENRVQNFLDSDRAPWYNHVNITAHAEGGHFIPWEIPDKWTEDLRRTFRGR, translated from the coding sequence TTGCCCTTTTGTGTAGTTATTAAGTTCGTTCTATCTCGTCTGAAGTCTACGAGATGGCCTTTAGACGCCGGTAACGATGACTGGTTTTACGGGGTAAACCGGAACTATCTTGAGGGACTCGTTGATTACTGGATTCACGAGTTTGACTGGCGCAAAGCCGAGAAAGCGATCAACGTCTATGAACATTATAAAGTAGACATTGAGGGAGTTTCTGTGCACTTTATGCGTAAACCAGGCGTAGGACCAGACCCTACACCCTTAATTTTGTCTCATGGCTGGCCCTGGACATTCTGGCACTGGTCCAAGGTCATTGATCAGCTTGCGGATCCTGGCGCCTTCGGAGGCGATCCAGCCGAAGCTTTTGACGTAATCGTCCCCTCACTTCCCGGTTTCGGATTTTCGACGCCACTGCCGGACAACCCGGATATGAACTTTTGGAAAATTGCTGATCTCTGGCATACACTCATGACAGATATCCTCGGCTATACTAAATACGCTGCAGGAGGATGTGATGTAGGCGCTCTCGTGACAGGTCAACTGGGACATAAATATCCAGATGAGCTCTATGCGATACACATTGGGTCAGCGCTGAAACTTAACTTCTTCAACGGGGAGCGCGCTTGGGATTTCGCAGGAGGCCGTCCTATACCCGGCAATATCCCTGAAGACATCCGGAAGGGGATTCTAAATCTGGATCGCCGTTTCGCATCGCATCTCGCCGTACATGTCCTTGACCCAGCCACCCTCGCCTTTGGACTAAGCGATTCGCCCGCAGGCATGCTCGCTTGGATCTTGGAACGCTGGGCAAGATGGAGTGATAATAAAGGCAACGTTGAGAATGTTTTTTCCAAGGACGACATCCTTACACACGCAACAATCTACTGGGTTAACAACGCCATCGAAACCTCAATACGCGTCTACGCCAACGCCAACCGCTATCCGTGGACACCCGCTCATGATCGCTGGCCTGTCATTGAGGCACCAACCGGTATTAGCTTCGTGGGCTACGAAAATCCGCCAGGGATCACAACCGAAAACCGCGTACAGAACTTCCTGGACAGCGATCGCGCTCCCTGGTATAACCATGTCAATATCACAGCCCATGCAGAAGGTGGACATTTTATCCCCTGGGAAATCCCGGACAAATGGACCGAGGACTTGCGCCGGACTTTCCGTGGACGCTAG
- a CDS encoding GNAT family N-acetyltransferase, with the protein MKQPEIRKAAVKDGITVSKIITESFKRRTELLQVSETEYPNHVAFETERMAITRINNSTVKILFVNDEPIGTIGTRQEGEIGIIDRLAILPSYRGENYGRLLLEHSENELFNNDCTEIHISLVASYQNLRRFYVEHGYTCISSTTLSGLPCEVLSLRKYKR; encoded by the coding sequence ATGAAGCAACCAGAGATAAGAAAAGCCGCCGTCAAAGATGGCATAACCGTATCAAAGATTATTACTGAATCATTTAAAAGACGAACCGAATTACTTCAGGTATCAGAAACAGAATATCCCAATCATGTTGCGTTTGAAACGGAAAGGATGGCAATAACCAGAATTAACAATTCAACGGTTAAGATTTTATTTGTGAATGATGAACCAATAGGGACCATAGGCACCCGGCAGGAAGGAGAGATTGGAATTATTGATAGACTGGCTATCCTCCCATCCTACAGAGGTGAAAATTACGGAAGGTTATTATTAGAGCATTCAGAAAATGAATTATTTAACAACGATTGTACAGAAATACATATTTCCTTAGTTGCCAGCTATCAAAATTTAAGGAGGTTTTATGTTGAACACGGGTATACCTGCATAAGTTCAACAACTCTATCAGGCTTGCCCTGTGAAGTGCTTTCATTACGAAAATATAAAAGATGA
- a CDS encoding energy-coupling factor transporter transmembrane component T family protein, whose amino-acid sequence MSNTLLMGQYLETHSIFHRLDPRTKLVSMIIIMLSFLMLDTFVSYVVATLFLVGIMWLSKIPLQVFWRGMKPVLFILMFTFLYNALSTKGNIIWSWSVIEVTEEGLLNGLRFVWRIVLIILLASILTLTTKPLTLTHGLEKLLAPLSKLNVPVEQFSLMIVIAIRFIPTIMQELDRILLAQKARDYDITTLKLPKRIFAYIPILVPLLLTVIQRAEQLTHAIDARAYGNGKGRTSYKQLTFQRVDYQAGGAVILMTVILLLLKIWGF is encoded by the coding sequence ATGTCTAATACCCTGTTAATGGGACAATATTTGGAGACGCACTCCATATTTCACCGTCTGGACCCGCGGACAAAGCTTGTGAGCATGATTATTATCATGCTGAGCTTCCTAATGCTGGACACGTTCGTCAGCTACGTTGTCGCAACCCTTTTTTTGGTTGGCATTATGTGGTTATCCAAAATCCCGTTACAGGTCTTTTGGAGAGGCATGAAGCCGGTCTTGTTTATTTTGATGTTTACTTTTCTCTATAATGCCTTATCCACGAAGGGGAATATCATTTGGTCCTGGTCCGTTATAGAGGTGACAGAAGAGGGACTGCTGAACGGGTTACGTTTCGTTTGGCGTATTGTCTTAATCATCTTGCTGGCTTCTATTTTAACGTTAACTACAAAACCGCTGACCTTAACCCATGGGCTGGAGAAATTACTGGCCCCTTTATCCAAACTCAATGTGCCGGTGGAGCAGTTTTCACTAATGATTGTGATTGCGATCCGGTTTATCCCAACGATTATGCAAGAGCTTGATCGGATTCTCCTGGCCCAGAAGGCCAGAGATTATGATATTACCACCTTAAAGCTGCCAAAACGTATATTTGCCTATATTCCGATTCTCGTGCCTTTGCTTCTAACGGTGATTCAACGTGCCGAACAACTGACTCATGCCATTGATGCGCGTGCTTATGGGAATGGGAAAGGGAGAACTTCCTATAAGCAATTGACATTCCAGCGTGTCGATTATCAAGCAGGCGGAGCAGTTATACTAATGACCGTGATCCTGCTGCTGTTGAAAATTTGGGGATTTTAA